The Oryzihumus leptocrescens sequence TGGTGCGGGGGTTGCGGGCCCTGGGCGCGCTGCCGTGCCCCGACCCGGTCGTGGTGGTCAACCGGGTCCGGGCCGAGGCCGTGGGGTGGCATCCCGAGCGGCGGATCCGTGACGCCTTGCAGCGCTTCGCCGGAGTCCGCAGCCCGTACCTGGTCCCGGACGACCGGTCCGCCCTCGACGCCGCGCTGCTCTCCGGCAGGACACTGACCGAGGAGGCGCCCGGCTCACCGGCCCGGCTGGCCCTGGCCGAGCTGGCCGGGAGCCTGGCGCCGGCGGGGGATCCGGTCAGCCGCCGCGAGCGCAGGGCGCGCCGCCGCTGGGTGGCCGGCCCGGTTTGACCTGCGCGGGCACGACCGGGGACGGTGGCCGGACACACCGTCGCGGACGTGGAAGCTGGAGGACCATGCGAGGCCTGATCGTCGACTGGGGTGGGGTGCTCACCGCCCCCGTGCACGTGGCCGTGCGCCGCTGGGTCGAGAGCACGGGGGTCCTGCACGACCACTACCTGGCCGTCGTCAGGCGGTGGGTGGACCCGGGTCCGGGGGAGTCCTCGCCCGTCCACCTCCTCGAGCGGGGCGAGATGTCCCTCGTCGACTTCGAGCGGGAGCTCGCCTCGGCCCTGGCTGCCGAGGGGTCTGCGGTCGAGGCCGACGGGCTGGTGAACGCCATGTTCGCCGACCTCGCCGACTACGAGCGGTCCATGACCTCCCTCGTCGGCCGCGCCCGCGCCGCGGGGGTGCGCACCGCCCTGCTGTCGAACTCGTGGGGCAACGCCTACGACCGCACCGACTGGGACGAGCTCTTCGACGCGGTGGTCATCTCCGGCGAGGTGGGCATGCGCAAGCCCGAGCCGGAGATCTTCACCCTGGCGCTGCAGCGGCTCGGCCTGCCGGCGCGGGAGTGCGTCTTCGTCGACGACCTGAAGCACAACGTCGAGGCGGCGACCCGCCTGGGCATGGCCGGGGTGGTCCACCGGTCCTACGAGGACACCGCCAGCGAGCTCGCCGGGCACTTCCCCGGGGCGCCGTGGATCCGCGCAGGCAGCGAGGACCCGGGTCAGCTGCTGTAGAGCAGCAGCAGGCCGCCGCAGGTGTAGCCGACCATCAGCACCAGCAGGGGCAGCTGGCCCAGGACCGCCACGCGGCGGTCGAACAGGGACACCGCCCGCTCGTGGGCCAGCACCACGCCCAGGATGTGCCCGGTCACGATCGCCACGACCTGGATGGTCGCGGTCAGCGTCGGCTCGATCAGCCGGGTGTCCGGGGACAGCCCGGCCGTGCCGAGCCAGTTGGCGCCGATGCCGAGCGGGTCGGTGAGGCGCACCAGGGTGAGCTGCCCGGCATACACCAACAGGGCCCAGTAGTGGGCGATGACGTACCCCGCGGCGATGGGGACCAGCGACGGTGCGAACTGCTGCGTCAGCCCGCGGAAGGGCAGTCCGGCCAGGCGGGCGGACACCGCTGCCGCCGCGGCGAGTGCCCCGGCGACCACCAGGCACATGCCCAGCAGGCCGAGCGTCTCGAGCAACGTGGCGGGGACGGCCGCGGACTGGACGAAGCCGTACCAGCGCGGCTGGCCGGACAGCGCGTCGTAGGCGGTGCTGCCGAGCATGACGGCGACCGCGGCGGTGAGGCCCCGGCGCAGTCGCAGCGCGTTGGCGCCGTGCAGCGGGGTGCGCAGGACCCAGGTGCGGTCCCGGCGGCGGCCCAGCGGGCTCAGGGACCCGAGCAGCCGCGACCAGACCTCGAACGGGTCGCCACCGGAGAACCAGCGTCGGCCCAGGGCGAAGGCGCCCACCAGGTCGACCA is a genomic window containing:
- a CDS encoding HAD family hydrolase, with the protein product MRGLIVDWGGVLTAPVHVAVRRWVESTGVLHDHYLAVVRRWVDPGPGESSPVHLLERGEMSLVDFERELASALAAEGSAVEADGLVNAMFADLADYERSMTSLVGRARAAGVRTALLSNSWGNAYDRTDWDELFDAVVISGEVGMRKPEPEIFTLALQRLGLPARECVFVDDLKHNVEAATRLGMAGVVHRSYEDTASELAGHFPGAPWIRAGSEDPGQLL